Within Massilia endophytica, the genomic segment TGGCGCACGCCATCGTCCGCCGCACGGATATCGAGGGATAGTTTGCAGGCCCCCGGCACCACATTCACAGAACCGCCCGGCACGCTCAGCTGGCCGACCGTGCCCACCAGCGAGGGCGCCTGCGCGCAGCGCTGTTCGACCAGCAGAACGATTTCCGCGGCGGCAGCGGCAGCGTCCTTGCGCATATTCATCGGCGTTGTTCCCGCGTGGCTGGCAAGGCCGGTGAGTTCCACCAGATAGCGTGAGCTGCCCGCGATGGCGGTGACCACGCCCAGTGGCAGGCCGCGTTCCAGCAGGACCGGACCCTGTTCGATATGAACCTCCACGAACGCCAGCACGTCCTCGCGCTTGCGGGCGATGGCGGGAATGCCGGCGGGGTCATGCCCGGCTGCCTTCAGTGCTTCGCGAATCGTGATGCCCTGCGAGTCGGCGGTATCCAGCAGCGAAAGGTCGAAATGACCGGTAACGGCATTCGAGCCAAGGAAGGTGCTGCGGAAGCGCACGCCTTCTTCCTCCGCGAAGCCGATGATCTCGAAGTTGAAGGGCAGGGTTTCGCCGCGCTGGTGCAGGTGGCGCACGATGGCGATGGGCAGGAGGATGCCGAGCCGTCCGTCGTATTTGCCGCCGTTGCGCACAGTGTCGTAATGAGAGCCGGTGATGAGCATCTTTGCGCCCGGTGCAGGCGAGACGTAGCGCCCCACTACGTTGCCGACGGCGTCGATGTGAACGTCCATGCCCGCTTCGCGCATCCAGTCCGCCAGCTGAGAGGCGGTCTTGCGATGCGCATCGGTCATGTAGGCGCAGGTAAGGCCGTCCTCGTCGTCGCTCCACTGCGCAAGGGTTTCGGCCCACTGCATAACCTGGGGACCGAATTCCAGTTTCACACCCAGCAGGTCGTTCAGCCGCATTTCTGCAATGCGGTGGATCTGGCGCAGGCATTCCGTGGTTTC encodes:
- a CDS encoding allantoate amidohydrolase gives rise to the protein MTMTLSELNALDPAAFVQALHGIYEHSPWIPERAAAQRPFASVAALKQALQKVVTEATLDEQLGLIRAHPELAGKAAIAGQLTAESTNEQAKSGLNLCSPEEFTILHKLNADYNAKFGFPFILAVKGPTGNGLSRQAIIDTFSRRLKNQRADETTECLRQIHRIAEMRLNDLLGVKLEFGPQVMQWAETLAQWSDDEDGLTCAYMTDAHRKTASQLADWMREAGMDVHIDAVGNVVGRYVSPAPGAKMLITGSHYDTVRNGGKYDGRLGILLPIAIVRHLHQRGETLPFNFEIIGFAEEEGVRFRSTFLGSNAVTGHFDLSLLDTADSQGITIREALKAAGHDPAGIPAIARKREDVLAFVEVHIEQGPVLLERGLPLGVVTAIAGSSRYLVELTGLASHAGTTPMNMRKDAAAAAAEIVLLVEQRCAQAPSLVGTVGQLSVPGGSVNVVPGACKLSLDIRAADDGVRQAAVRDVMDGVAKICARRQIEFKAEQIVEAAAAPCSPALMQRLGDAVERQGLPRFDLLSGAGHDAMAMAALTDVAMLFTRCGNGGISHNPLETMTADDADIAAQVFLDFLRSFPSEG